In the genome of Bremerella sp. JC817, one region contains:
- the araD gene encoding L-arabinonate dehydratase: MNPSDESELRSSRWFSPDSLRGFGHRSRLKGMGYDDQDFRDRPVVAILNTWSDLNTCHSHFPERVQQVKRGIWQMGGFPVEIPVMSLGEMMMKPTTMLYRNLLAMETEEVLRCHPIDAAVLMGGCDKTVPALLMGAISADLPAIFLPAGPMLKARWKDQTLGSGSDAWKYWDERRAGNLCDEAWGEIENCIARSAGTCMTMGTASTMASIAESMGMTLPGASSVPAVIAEHARLAVATGRRAVELAQEKLRPSAILSPASFDNAIVTSMAIGGSTNAIVHIIAMARRAGFPLTLERFDELSRTTPVLANVRPAGKYLMEDFFDAGGLPALLQQLGDHIDGACATVNGKSIGENVAAAEVIDVDIICTLENPISPTGGTFVLRGNLAPSGCIIKPTAASPRLLNHTGPAVVFDDYAQLKAKLNDPEAGITADSVLVLRNAGPQGGPGFPEWGMLPIPDHLLKQGIRDLVRISDARMSGTSYGTCVLHVAPEASVGGPLALVRNGDLIELSIDQRSLNLLVDENELAKRQAEWTPPAPRYQRGYGAMFLKHVTQADAGCDFDFLHHGAETPDPDIY, translated from the coding sequence ATGAATCCGTCTGATGAATCTGAACTACGAAGTAGCCGCTGGTTTTCTCCGGATAGCCTGCGTGGCTTCGGGCATCGTTCGCGCTTGAAGGGTATGGGCTACGACGATCAAGATTTTCGCGATCGCCCGGTCGTTGCCATCTTGAATACCTGGAGCGACCTGAACACGTGCCATTCGCACTTTCCGGAACGCGTGCAGCAGGTCAAACGCGGGATCTGGCAGATGGGAGGCTTTCCCGTCGAGATCCCGGTGATGTCGCTTGGCGAAATGATGATGAAGCCAACGACGATGCTCTATCGCAACTTGCTGGCGATGGAGACCGAAGAAGTGCTTCGCTGCCATCCGATCGACGCGGCCGTGTTGATGGGGGGATGTGACAAGACCGTCCCCGCGCTGCTGATGGGAGCGATCTCGGCCGACTTACCGGCGATCTTTCTTCCCGCCGGTCCGATGCTGAAAGCACGCTGGAAAGATCAAACGCTCGGCAGCGGTAGCGATGCCTGGAAATACTGGGACGAGCGTCGCGCTGGCAACCTGTGCGATGAAGCTTGGGGCGAAATCGAAAACTGCATTGCCCGTTCGGCCGGTACCTGCATGACGATGGGGACCGCGTCGACGATGGCTTCGATCGCCGAATCGATGGGAATGACCTTGCCGGGAGCGTCGTCCGTTCCCGCTGTCATCGCCGAACATGCCCGGCTTGCTGTGGCAACGGGAAGACGTGCCGTTGAATTGGCTCAAGAGAAGCTTCGACCTTCCGCTATCTTGTCGCCAGCCTCGTTCGACAACGCGATCGTAACGTCGATGGCGATCGGTGGTTCGACCAACGCGATCGTTCATATCATCGCCATGGCACGGCGCGCTGGCTTCCCTTTGACGCTGGAACGATTCGACGAACTTTCGCGGACCACGCCGGTTCTCGCCAATGTTCGCCCCGCTGGCAAATACCTGATGGAAGATTTCTTCGATGCAGGCGGATTGCCAGCGCTGCTGCAACAACTTGGCGATCACATCGACGGGGCGTGTGCGACCGTCAACGGAAAAAGCATTGGGGAAAATGTCGCCGCGGCGGAAGTGATCGACGTCGACATTATTTGTACACTAGAGAACCCTATCTCGCCAACGGGCGGGACCTTCGTGCTTCGCGGCAATCTCGCGCCCTCCGGTTGCATTATCAAGCCAACCGCGGCGTCGCCGCGACTGCTCAATCATACCGGACCAGCTGTCGTCTTCGACGACTATGCTCAGCTCAAAGCGAAGCTAAACGACCCTGAAGCAGGCATCACCGCCGATTCCGTCTTGGTTCTCCGCAACGCCGGGCCGCAAGGTGGCCCTGGCTTTCCAGAATGGGGCATGCTTCCAATTCCAGACCACCTGCTGAAACAGGGCATTCGCGACCTGGTTCGTATTTCCGATGCCCGTATGAGCGGGACGAGTTACGGCACGTGTGTCCTGCATGTTGCTCCCGAGGCGTCGGTCGGCGGCCCCCTGGCATTGGTTCGCAATGGCGACCTGATCGAACTGAGCATCGATCAACGAAGCCTTAATCTTCTTGTCGACGAAAATGAACTGGCAAAACGCCAGGCGGAATGGACCCCACCTGCGCCACGCTATCAACGAGGCTACGGTGCAATGTTCCTGAAGCACGTGACCCAGGCCGACGCCGGCTGCGACTTCGACTTCCTACATCACGGCGCTGAAACGCCGGACCCTGACATTTACTGA
- a CDS encoding dihydrodipicolinate synthase family protein produces the protein MDTRPVTTQTIANSVWAVPSLARSADGTIDREENAKLIKHIEQGGISTLLYGGNAIFYHLTMKEYREALELISEVPADSTLVIPAIGPAYGTMLDQADILADFNFPTAMVLPQRDVISSAGFSAGVRNVSKRLGKPVVLYLKYGNVVSVEDATALVDDGYISAIKYAVVREDYTRDDYLRALTDKIDPKLILSGLGDQPAIVHMQDFALGGFTTGCGCVFPQMSAALLKAIQAGQWDEAETIREKFLPLEQLRDNLGPISILHRATQLAGIAQTGPIIPLLSEPTEDINAQIKAALETIRQSA, from the coding sequence ATGGATACCCGACCTGTTACCACACAAACAATCGCCAACTCTGTTTGGGCCGTACCCTCGCTTGCACGCTCGGCGGACGGAACGATTGATCGCGAAGAGAACGCGAAGCTGATCAAGCATATCGAACAAGGTGGCATCTCGACGCTGCTATACGGTGGCAACGCAATCTTCTATCACCTGACGATGAAGGAGTATCGTGAAGCTTTGGAGCTGATCAGCGAAGTGCCAGCCGATTCGACGCTGGTAATTCCCGCGATTGGTCCCGCCTACGGCACGATGCTCGATCAAGCCGATATCCTGGCAGACTTCAATTTCCCGACCGCCATGGTGTTGCCGCAACGCGATGTCATTTCCTCGGCGGGCTTTTCGGCCGGGGTGCGAAATGTTTCCAAGCGACTTGGCAAACCGGTTGTGCTGTACTTGAAGTATGGCAACGTGGTCAGCGTGGAAGACGCCACGGCCCTGGTCGATGATGGTTACATCTCGGCTATCAAATATGCTGTCGTTCGCGAAGACTACACCCGGGATGATTACCTCCGCGCACTTACCGACAAGATCGATCCCAAGTTGATTCTCAGCGGACTGGGCGATCAACCTGCCATCGTCCACATGCAGGACTTCGCGCTGGGTGGTTTTACCACCGGTTGTGGTTGTGTGTTTCCCCAGATGTCAGCAGCGCTGCTTAAAGCCATCCAGGCAGGCCAATGGGACGAAGCGGAAACCATCCGTGAGAAGTTCCTGCCTTTGGAACAGCTACGTGATAATCTCGGCCCGATCAGCATCCTGCACCGGGCCACCCAACTCGCAGGCATCGCCCAAACCGGCCCGATCATCCCACTTCTGTCCGAGCCGACCGAAGATATCAACGCTCAGATCAAAGCCGCGTTGGAAACGATCCGTCAGTCGGCTTAA
- a CDS encoding BatD family protein: MRTTFSTLTKSIAVAVILFSAAAVAYAGQIQASLSAREAYVGAPVMLYLEVADSSSHDQPQIASVSGLDIKASGTPSRSSQTTIINGRRTDRTSTTYTWQVIPRQEGTFEIPPIRVEVDGQVQQTRPLRFAATKSETGDLLFAEVTGQQEQIYVGQPLPLTLNIWVKPYHDREYDITLSEENMWQLISQGTNWGVFGERLEELAEKNQRPGGVEVLRDDSNGDSRSYYQYKIEATIYPKRPGQIDVGDLQIVVDYPTKLEKGRDPFGSMFEDDFFGGRFPFADRGFSPFSRNTLTIAASRPVVASAEVAPIDVTAIPMAGRPADYRGTVGHYQIVTHAVPTSVKAGDPITLHIGIRGDGPMDLVQAPPLASLPQLTADFKVANEPLAGIVEGDTKLFTTTIRPRRAGITEIPSIPLSYFDPTTEKFVTVESTPIAIEVAEAERLALESIVGAPHDTNTPGTAAAAEPRKFDPAIYSGSDAIVSTSKASQWLWIAAALLPALIVGGAWFSRRRMNTDRPASSLSHYQTQKPINLAHNPAEIGSALASYIGQRFNHGNHPTARTFTRSEVTAQLRAAGQTELAGRVEALLTQCEQAAYGASGNQTTDELKSEATAIMSELSRAKLGGTDRSAAVRFGYRQAIAVACIVLAALAIGIPTGLHLAKQTPSAENIATNVELQSHDSAMLASLSDSQKATLLEEANAAYQRGMASGAEDAATANEAFSQAAAKYQQLVDSGVRNSELYVNLANAYVQAGSPGRAIANYERALQLNPYHGQAFQNLKLTQSGLHPEATSAMAASSGWQQTLTHWTSNVSPMLGVLLAAAAWSTLCIAVVGGMFVPSAMWRWATIPATCVLLVGVTLANVHRITETHGAQAIVAAPTVALRDAPGDNFPENPSHTVNEGESLEVLKANGRWLQVQTPAGSIGWISQPQVELLDT; the protein is encoded by the coding sequence ATGAGAACCACATTTTCCACGCTTACGAAATCGATTGCCGTCGCCGTGATCTTATTCTCGGCGGCAGCGGTGGCCTACGCAGGCCAGATCCAAGCCTCCTTGTCGGCGCGCGAAGCTTACGTCGGTGCACCGGTTATGCTGTATCTCGAAGTGGCGGACTCGTCATCCCACGACCAGCCGCAAATCGCTTCAGTTTCTGGCCTCGACATCAAGGCCAGTGGCACCCCCAGCCGCAGCAGTCAAACCACGATCATTAACGGTCGACGCACCGATCGTACCTCGACGACCTATACCTGGCAGGTAATCCCTCGCCAGGAAGGAACGTTCGAGATCCCTCCAATTCGCGTTGAAGTGGACGGCCAGGTCCAGCAGACCCGGCCGCTCCGCTTCGCTGCCACCAAAAGCGAAACAGGCGACTTGCTGTTCGCCGAGGTGACCGGCCAACAAGAGCAGATCTATGTGGGCCAACCGTTGCCGCTCACCTTGAACATCTGGGTGAAGCCATATCACGATCGCGAATATGACATCACGCTTTCGGAAGAGAACATGTGGCAACTCATCTCGCAGGGCACCAACTGGGGTGTCTTTGGCGAACGCCTGGAGGAACTCGCTGAAAAGAACCAGCGACCAGGCGGGGTCGAAGTGCTGCGTGACGATTCCAATGGTGATTCGCGTTCGTACTATCAATACAAGATTGAAGCCACCATCTACCCGAAGCGCCCAGGTCAGATCGACGTTGGTGACCTGCAGATTGTGGTTGACTATCCGACGAAGCTCGAAAAAGGACGTGATCCGTTCGGCTCGATGTTCGAAGACGACTTCTTCGGTGGCCGCTTCCCATTCGCCGACCGAGGATTCTCACCTTTCAGCCGTAACACGTTGACGATCGCAGCCAGCCGTCCTGTGGTGGCGAGTGCGGAAGTCGCTCCGATTGATGTCACGGCAATCCCAATGGCAGGCCGTCCGGCTGATTATCGGGGAACCGTCGGTCATTACCAGATCGTCACGCATGCCGTGCCAACCTCGGTCAAGGCAGGCGATCCTATCACCTTGCACATTGGAATTCGTGGTGACGGTCCGATGGACCTGGTTCAAGCTCCACCTTTGGCTTCGCTTCCGCAGTTGACGGCGGACTTCAAGGTGGCCAACGAGCCGCTCGCCGGGATCGTGGAAGGAGACACGAAGCTGTTCACCACCACCATTCGTCCCCGACGGGCCGGAATCACTGAGATTCCTTCCATTCCCCTTTCGTACTTCGATCCAACCACGGAGAAGTTCGTTACCGTTGAAAGCACTCCGATCGCGATTGAAGTTGCCGAGGCAGAGCGTCTGGCACTCGAATCGATTGTCGGAGCTCCGCACGATACCAACACGCCAGGTACAGCCGCGGCAGCCGAACCTCGAAAGTTTGATCCTGCGATCTACTCTGGTAGCGACGCCATTGTTTCCACCTCGAAGGCCAGTCAGTGGCTTTGGATCGCAGCAGCCTTGCTTCCTGCGTTGATCGTCGGAGGTGCCTGGTTCAGTCGTCGACGGATGAATACGGACAGACCCGCAAGCTCCCTTTCGCATTACCAAACGCAGAAACCAATTAATCTGGCCCACAATCCAGCCGAGATTGGTTCTGCTTTAGCGAGCTATATCGGTCAGCGTTTCAACCATGGTAACCATCCCACCGCGCGGACTTTCACTCGTAGTGAAGTGACCGCACAACTTCGTGCGGCAGGCCAGACCGAGTTGGCTGGACGCGTGGAAGCACTGTTGACCCAGTGCGAACAAGCGGCCTACGGTGCATCCGGCAACCAGACCACGGACGAACTGAAATCCGAAGCAACTGCCATTATGTCGGAACTTTCGCGTGCCAAGTTGGGCGGCACCGATCGTTCCGCGGCAGTTCGCTTCGGGTACCGTCAAGCGATTGCTGTGGCCTGCATCGTGCTGGCAGCACTCGCGATTGGTATTCCAACCGGTTTGCATCTGGCGAAGCAGACGCCTTCGGCGGAGAACATCGCTACGAACGTTGAACTACAATCGCACGATTCAGCCATGCTGGCATCGTTAAGCGATTCGCAGAAGGCGACCTTATTAGAAGAAGCCAACGCGGCCTATCAGCGCGGCATGGCCAGTGGGGCGGAAGATGCCGCGACGGCGAACGAAGCCTTTTCGCAAGCGGCCGCCAAGTATCAGCAGTTGGTCGATAGTGGCGTTCGCAATAGCGAGTTGTACGTGAACCTGGCAAACGCTTACGTTCAAGCAGGCTCACCAGGGCGAGCGATCGCGAATTACGAACGAGCTCTGCAACTTAATCCCTACCATGGACAGGCCTTCCAGAACTTGAAGCTGACCCAGTCAGGTTTGCACCCAGAAGCAACGTCGGCCATGGCTGCCAGCAGCGGATGGCAGCAGACGTTGACTCACTGGACCAGCAATGTCTCGCCAATGTTGGGTGTGTTGCTTGCTGCGGCTGCCTGGTCGACGCTTTGCATCGCCGTTGTCGGAGGCATGTTTGTCCCGAGTGCTATGTGGCGATGGGCAACGATTCCTGCGACCTGTGTTCTGCTGGTCGGGGTGACTTTGGCCAACGTTCACCGGATCACCGAAACGCACGGAGCTCAGGCCATCGTCGCAGCTCCGACGGTCGCCTTGCGGGACGCTCCCGGGGATAACTTCCCTGAGAATCCAAGTCACACCGTGAACGAAGGGGAATCGCTGGAAGTGTTGAAGGCCAATGGCCGGTGGCTGCAAGTGCAGACGCCAGCTGGTTCGATCGGTTGGATCTCGCAGCCTCAGGTCGAATTACTTGACACCTAA
- a CDS encoding VWA domain-containing protein — protein MDIQFGNLTSLNWLWIVAIVVGVMMMAMVARRRALARFATSNLIPLFAPKGGAVRHIVKFFLLTGALVAMVLALVDIRWGKTWREVPQRGIEVMFVLDVSRSMLAEDATPNRLERAKQQITDMMDAMPGDRVGLVAFAGDARQMVPLTSHHYDFKKTLSEVGPMDVKRGGSRLGDALQLAADGFLDQNGDHKAIVVFTDGEDQESDPVGVAKQLHADHGIRVFTVGLGDMDHGARIPDAKARGFGYMEYQGQQVWSKMDGATLKQVALATDGAYIPAGTKQVDMGNIYHSYVQQVEAQDFETARINSYVPRYQWFVGLSLLLLLTDTLLSTVSPKRVPSNVADSDPTITTESGPMKRFPGHRSIPTAAACVALLLLSPMAVQASEVSSLVEQGNQALHSGDLETAMSSYQAAAEQKPDSPQLLYNQAVAQYRAGQMAQARELFTQTIASGNPELAAKASYNLGNCDYSEAVQLAQSDKDAAIQRLNSAVSHYRSALANNTADTDARANAQLATMLIDQLQQQQDQQQQDQQQQDQQQQDQQQQDQQQQDQQQQDQQQQDQQQQDQQQQDQQQQDQQQQDQQQQDQQQQDQDQQQQDQQQQDQQQQDQQQQDQQQQNSGGMPQYGQADPNSMDEMRPMTKEEAQKMLQAVRDRELMRRLQNQQQADRRRVPVDRDW, from the coding sequence ATGGATATTCAATTTGGCAACTTGACGAGCCTCAACTGGCTGTGGATCGTGGCGATCGTGGTCGGTGTGATGATGATGGCGATGGTCGCTCGCCGCCGAGCCTTGGCTCGCTTCGCGACCTCTAACCTGATTCCCCTGTTCGCTCCCAAGGGAGGAGCAGTTCGACATATCGTGAAGTTCTTCTTGTTAACTGGTGCCCTGGTTGCCATGGTCCTTGCCTTAGTGGATATCCGCTGGGGCAAGACCTGGCGCGAGGTGCCGCAGCGAGGGATCGAAGTGATGTTCGTCTTGGACGTGTCACGTTCGATGCTCGCCGAGGACGCTACGCCAAACCGTCTGGAGCGAGCCAAACAGCAGATCACCGACATGATGGACGCCATGCCTGGCGACCGAGTCGGCCTGGTAGCTTTCGCTGGCGACGCTCGACAGATGGTTCCTTTGACCAGCCATCACTACGACTTCAAGAAGACCCTGAGCGAAGTTGGCCCGATGGACGTGAAGCGAGGCGGTTCACGTCTGGGGGACGCCCTTCAGTTGGCGGCCGATGGTTTCCTGGATCAAAACGGCGACCACAAGGCGATCGTCGTTTTCACCGATGGTGAAGATCAGGAAAGCGATCCGGTGGGCGTGGCCAAGCAGCTTCACGCCGACCACGGTATCCGCGTCTTCACCGTCGGTTTAGGAGACATGGACCATGGTGCCCGGATCCCGGACGCCAAGGCGCGTGGCTTCGGCTACATGGAATATCAAGGTCAGCAGGTTTGGTCGAAGATGGACGGGGCCACGCTGAAGCAAGTCGCTTTGGCAACTGACGGCGCTTACATTCCAGCCGGAACCAAGCAGGTCGATATGGGCAACATCTATCACAGTTACGTGCAGCAGGTGGAAGCCCAGGACTTCGAGACCGCACGCATCAACAGCTACGTCCCTCGTTACCAATGGTTTGTCGGCTTGTCGCTGCTGCTGTTGTTGACCGATACGTTGCTTTCCACTGTCTCGCCTAAACGAGTTCCCTCGAACGTCGCCGATAGCGATCCAACGATTACTACTGAGAGTGGACCGATGAAACGCTTCCCAGGCCATCGCTCAATTCCAACCGCCGCGGCATGCGTGGCACTGCTTTTGCTTTCACCAATGGCGGTCCAGGCCTCGGAAGTCTCTTCCCTTGTCGAGCAAGGCAACCAGGCACTTCACTCGGGAGATCTCGAAACCGCAATGAGCAGCTACCAGGCCGCCGCTGAGCAAAAGCCGGACTCGCCACAGCTGCTCTACAACCAAGCTGTCGCTCAGTATCGAGCTGGTCAGATGGCGCAGGCCCGCGAGTTGTTCACCCAAACGATTGCTTCCGGCAACCCTGAATTGGCCGCCAAGGCAAGCTACAACCTCGGCAACTGCGACTACTCCGAAGCGGTTCAGCTCGCTCAATCCGACAAAGATGCCGCGATCCAGCGATTGAATTCGGCCGTTTCCCACTACCGCAGTGCCCTGGCCAACAACACCGCCGACACCGATGCCCGAGCCAATGCTCAGCTGGCGACGATGCTGATCGACCAACTCCAACAACAACAGGATCAACAACAACAGGATCAACAGCAACAGGATCAACAGCAACAGGATCAACAGCAGCAGGATCAACAGCAGCAGGATCAACAGCAGCAGGATCAACAGCAACAGGATCAACAGCAACAGGATCAACAGCAACAGGATCAACAGCAACAGGATCAACAGCAACAGGATCAACAGCAACAGGATCAACAGCAACAGGACCAGGACCAACAGCAACAGGACCAACAGCAACAGGACCAACAGCAACAGGACCAACAGCAACAGGACCAACAGCAGCAGAACTCCGGCGGCATGCCGCAGTACGGCCAGGCCGATCCGAACTCCATGGACGAGATGCGTCCGATGACCAAGGAAGAAGCCCAGAAGATGTTGCAGGCCGTTCGTGACCGCGAACTGATGCGACGCCTTCAGAATCAACAGCAGGCTGACCGGCGACGTGTGCCTGTCGATCGCGACTGGTAG
- a CDS encoding VWA domain-containing protein, whose product MFQAASAWYLLLLLLVPLLVWRMIAGRRRTAVAFSSTGWLHGLTPTWKQRLAWVPSAMRVAAIILLIVSLARLQEGRKQTVADSEGIAIEMVVDRSGSMQAMDFEVDGQPVDRLTAVKDVAQKFISGGDELDGRSNDLVGLVTFARYADGIAPPTLDHPYTIGQLDRTKIATDRNEDGTAIGDAIGLAVEKLAALGESDQRKMKSKVVILLTDGENNAGDIDPVMAAELASTMDIKVYTIGVGTKGRAPVPVVDPFTGQQTFQWAQVNIDEDTLKKVAEATGGQYYRATDTASLEKIYAEIDQLEKTRVEDKHFVDYRELAIEPINAGWATVPPLVLIAFWLLVGQIVLSNTVYRKITE is encoded by the coding sequence ATGTTCCAAGCAGCATCTGCCTGGTATTTGTTATTGCTTCTGCTGGTCCCCTTGCTGGTCTGGCGGATGATTGCTGGGCGTCGCCGCACTGCGGTCGCGTTCAGCTCCACGGGCTGGCTCCATGGTCTCACTCCGACCTGGAAACAGCGTCTTGCCTGGGTTCCCTCTGCAATGCGTGTCGCGGCGATTATCCTCTTGATCGTCTCTTTGGCACGCTTGCAGGAGGGACGCAAGCAAACGGTTGCCGACAGCGAAGGGATCGCCATCGAGATGGTCGTGGATCGTTCCGGAAGCATGCAGGCCATGGACTTTGAAGTCGACGGTCAGCCCGTCGATCGACTGACCGCCGTGAAGGATGTCGCCCAGAAGTTTATCTCTGGCGGCGACGAACTCGACGGCCGCAGTAACGACCTGGTTGGCCTGGTCACCTTCGCCCGCTACGCCGATGGCATCGCACCGCCGACGCTTGATCATCCTTACACGATCGGACAGCTCGATCGCACCAAGATTGCCACCGACCGCAACGAAGATGGCACCGCGATTGGCGATGCCATTGGCCTGGCTGTCGAAAAGCTCGCTGCCCTGGGCGAAAGCGATCAACGCAAGATGAAGAGCAAAGTCGTCATCTTGCTGACCGACGGCGAGAACAACGCCGGTGATATCGATCCCGTAATGGCGGCCGAGTTGGCTTCGACCATGGACATCAAGGTTTACACGATCGGTGTCGGTACCAAGGGGCGTGCCCCGGTGCCGGTTGTCGATCCGTTCACCGGACAGCAAACCTTCCAGTGGGCCCAAGTCAACATCGACGAAGACACGCTGAAGAAAGTGGCGGAAGCAACCGGCGGCCAGTACTACCGAGCTACCGATACCGCTTCGCTGGAAAAGATCTATGCCGAGATCGACCAGCTTGAAAAGACTCGCGTCGAAGACAAGCACTTCGTCGACTATCGCGAACTGGCCATTGAACCGATAAACGCTGGCTGGGCCACCGTGCCGCCGCTGGTTCTGATCGCCTTCTGGCTGCTGGTCGGCCAAATCGTGTTGAGCAATACCGTCTACCGCAAGATTACCGAGTGA
- a CDS encoding DUF58 domain-containing protein produces MIPREVLQKIRRIQIRTSHLADNLLAGQYHSAFKGRGVEFEEVRPYRIGDDVRAIDWNVTARSGEPFVKLFREERQLTVTLLVDLSASQGLGTHWQTKRELIAELGATIAYSAMKNNDKIALTLFTDGIEKAIPPRSGSRHVLRVIRELLYCQPMGHGTDITTALEHLNRTAKRRSVAFLVSDFQDRGYEKALKVARRKHDVIPIVVTDQREFELPDVGLLELVDSETGEIAMIDTSSRRQRRLYAERAREIATTRDQLFKRLRMDPIYVSTGDDFVDPLRKFFHQRECRR; encoded by the coding sequence ATGATCCCTCGCGAAGTCTTACAGAAGATTCGCCGCATTCAGATTCGGACGTCGCACCTGGCGGACAATCTTTTGGCGGGTCAGTATCACTCGGCCTTCAAAGGTCGCGGGGTCGAATTTGAAGAAGTTCGTCCCTATCGAATTGGCGACGACGTCCGCGCGATCGATTGGAACGTGACGGCCCGCTCTGGCGAACCGTTCGTCAAGCTATTCCGTGAAGAACGTCAGTTGACCGTCACGCTTTTGGTGGACCTGAGTGCCTCGCAAGGGCTCGGAACGCATTGGCAAACCAAGCGCGAACTGATCGCCGAACTCGGAGCGACGATTGCTTATTCCGCGATGAAGAACAACGACAAGATCGCCTTGACCCTCTTTACCGACGGCATCGAGAAGGCGATTCCTCCCCGTAGCGGATCGCGGCATGTGCTGCGGGTCATTCGCGAACTCCTTTACTGTCAGCCCATGGGACATGGTACCGACATCACAACCGCCCTTGAGCACCTCAATCGCACGGCCAAGCGTCGCTCGGTCGCGTTCCTGGTAAGTGACTTTCAAGACCGTGGCTATGAAAAGGCCCTCAAAGTTGCCAGGCGGAAGCATGATGTGATCCCGATCGTCGTGACCGATCAACGCGAGTTCGAGCTGCCCGATGTCGGACTGCTTGAACTAGTCGACTCGGAAACGGGCGAAATCGCGATGATCGATACCTCCAGCCGCAGGCAGCGACGCCTGTACGCGGAACGAGCTCGAGAAATCGCCACCACACGCGATCAGTTGTTCAAACGGCTTCGCATGGACCCGATCTACGTGAGCACTGGCGACGACTTTGTTGACCCACTACGCAAGTTTTTCCACCAAAGGGAGTGCCGTCGATGA
- a CDS encoding MoxR family ATPase, which produces MGRVIVGQKQLLHRMQVGLLTNGHLLIEGVPGLAKTTAVACLAKGIQTGFQRIQFTPDLLPADLIGTQIYRPQDQKFAIQKGPIFSNLILADEINRAPAKVQSALLEAMQERQVTIGHTTYQLDDPFLVMATQNPIEQEGTYPLPEAQMDRFMLKVMVGHPSRDEEIQILDRMSRTKTSMEVNPALTPEEIIRARDLVDEIYVDGKVRDYIVDLVMATREPASFHLPIADLIQYGVSPRATINLTLAAKANAFLHGRGYVVPGDVKEIALDVLRHRVIITYEAEAEEKTSDDIVRSILDHVPVP; this is translated from the coding sequence ATGGGACGCGTCATCGTCGGCCAGAAGCAGCTTCTGCATCGCATGCAGGTCGGCTTGCTCACCAATGGTCACTTGCTGATTGAAGGCGTCCCAGGGTTGGCCAAGACGACTGCGGTTGCTTGCCTGGCGAAGGGAATTCAAACCGGCTTCCAGCGAATTCAGTTCACGCCTGACCTCCTTCCGGCGGACTTGATCGGAACGCAGATCTATCGCCCGCAAGATCAGAAGTTCGCCATTCAGAAAGGTCCGATCTTCTCGAACCTGATCCTGGCGGACGAAATCAACCGTGCTCCGGCCAAGGTTCAAAGTGCCTTGTTGGAAGCAATGCAGGAACGCCAGGTGACCATTGGTCATACGACCTATCAACTGGACGACCCATTCCTGGTGATGGCAACCCAGAACCCAATCGAACAGGAAGGGACGTATCCGCTGCCGGAAGCTCAGATGGACCGCTTCATGCTGAAGGTGATGGTGGGGCATCCGAGCCGTGACGAAGAGATTCAAATTCTCGATCGTATGTCGCGGACGAAGACATCGATGGAAGTGAATCCAGCGCTGACGCCAGAAGAGATCATACGGGCCCGTGATCTGGTCGACGAGATCTACGTCGATGGGAAGGTTCGCGATTACATCGTCGACCTGGTCATGGCAACCCGCGAACCCGCTTCGTTCCACCTGCCAATTGCGGACTTGATCCAGTACGGGGTTTCGCCTCGTGCGACGATCAACCTCACCTTGGCCGCCAAGGCGAACGCTTTCTTGCATGGACGTGGATACGTGGTGCCAGGCGATGTGAAAGAGATTGCACTCGATGTGCTGCGTCATCGCGTCATTATCACTTACGAAGCCGAGGCCGAGGAAAAGACGTCGGACGACATTGTCCGCTCGATCCTCGATCACGTCCCGGTTCCTTAA